Within the Pangasianodon hypophthalmus isolate fPanHyp1 chromosome 19, fPanHyp1.pri, whole genome shotgun sequence genome, the region GTTTGGAAACTACAAAGTCCGCAGATGGTGTTGGGGTCGCCGTGGCAACGGCACAGCGCCGCGGTTATAAAGAGGCGCGTGAAGATGCCGCGATCTGGAGGTGAGAACTTTTCTTTCCTCTGACCTGCTGCTTGCTTTCGGCTCCTCCATCCAGAACAAAGCGCCATGCTGAAGCTCTCCGAGAAGTCGGACTCAAAAACCGACACCAAGATCCTCCTGGACGCCATCTCAAAGGACAAAATGCACCTGGCCAGGTTCATCCTGGACGCACTGGACGGTAAGATCGTGGACTCGAAGAGCGATGGCGAGCTCACGCCGCTCATCTCGTCCGTGTTTTTGCCGGACTCGCGCGCCAGGGCCAAGTTCATGAACCTGCTGCTACAGAGGGGCGCTAACGTGAACCAGCAGGACGAGTGTGGACGCACAGCGCTTAGTTACGCGTGTGAGAAAGGCTACCTGGACGCCGTGAAGATGCTGGTGAGGAACAACGCGGATCCGGAGATGGTGGACGCATGGGGAAACACCGCGCTCATGTACGCAGCCGTCGCTGGACACGCGCTGGTCGTGGAGTTCCTGGTGAGGGCTTTCAAACGGCTGGGGCTCCAAATCGACCGCCAAAACAAAGTAGGTAACTCAGCAGTGGAGGTGGCGAAGTACCTGGGCCACACCGAGTGTTTATCCGCGTTAATGTGCAGCTCCAGAAAAGCGCACGATCAAGACGCGTTAGATGAAAGATTCGCACTTTTGCGCGCCAGAGAGAGCGAGGACACACAGACCGACAAGGAAAAACCATGTGAAGTTTCAGACACGCACCAGAGCAGAAGCTCGAGCCGGAGGAAATACCCGAATTTATGGAGCAGAATGATGTCCATGGACTCTATcgaggagctggagagagaaagtgaatcTGAGAAGGACAGATGGCCACCCTCTCCACAAGGCTGCGCTTTCTCAGGTGTGCTCACTCCCAAACCGCCTCAGCGATCCCGCGTTTCGCAAACTTTAAAGCAGGTAGCGGAAAGCTGCCTGAACAGCCATCTCCCACCTTTACCCCGAGGGGCAGAGCCGCCCAGCCCGGCTTCACCCAGGACGCCCAAAATCCACGCGCACGCACCCTGCGCTCTATCCGGTCCGCTCGGTATCTTACTCACGCCTATTAGGAAAGCCAGCAGGTCGGACTCGGACAGGGAGGACGTCACTGCGATGAGGTTTAATGACAGTTATTACCGGAAGCGGTGCAGTTTGCCCACCAGCGCCCTCGGACCCACACCGCCTGAGCGACCACTGCTGAAACCTGCGCGCAAAAGCAAACCT harbors:
- the LOC128321715 gene encoding uncharacterized protein LOC128321715, whose protein sequence is MLKLSEKSDSKTDTKILLDAISKDKMHLARFILDALDGKIVDSKSDGELTPLISSVFLPDSRARAKFMNLLLQRGANVNQQDECGRTALSYACEKGYLDAVKMLVRNNADPEMVDAWGNTALMYAAVAGHALVVEFLVRAFKRLGLQIDRQNKVGNSAVEVAKYLGHTECLSALMCSSRKAHDQDALDERFALLRARESEDTQTDKEKPCEVSDTHQSRSSSRRKYPNLWSRMMSMDSIEELERESESEKDRWPPSPQGCAFSGVLTPKPPQRSRVSQTLKQVAESCLNSHLPPLPRGAEPPSPASPRTPKIHAHAPCALSGPLGILLTPIRKASRSDSDREDVTAMRFNDSYYRKRCSLPTSALGPTPPERPLLKPARKSKPAPKGITSPPHGETADFSATALSVLGNRLLRRFTLPELKKPGKEAREGGGAHGEGCETAARGMPRSETFPLSTNHPQVGSKPSIDSISAVKCEFDFQLKTNF